In one Vulgatibacter incomptus genomic region, the following are encoded:
- a CDS encoding RNA polymerase sigma factor, with translation MSTDDLIERCARRDEAAWSTLLADHRSVVVRIIGRIVGDSDPSSVADLEQEVYVRLLANDCDALRRLRDPGALSLRAFVCTTAANVARDHLRRKRVRKVVSHVDWGDLEDEPVDPGLGADERVGLWQGAARVSEALRRAVREPNAARDSLIFKAHYVEGLTAPEIEAMGVGLSTKGVETVLFRLTAKVRNLLRGDDGEIS, from the coding sequence TTGTCTACGGACGATCTCATCGAGCGGTGTGCCCGACGAGACGAGGCGGCCTGGTCGACGCTCCTGGCGGATCACCGTTCCGTGGTGGTTCGCATCATCGGCCGGATCGTGGGCGATTCGGATCCCTCCAGCGTCGCGGACCTCGAGCAAGAGGTCTACGTCCGTTTACTGGCGAACGATTGCGACGCGCTCCGACGTCTCCGGGATCCGGGGGCGCTCTCGCTCCGCGCCTTCGTATGCACCACCGCCGCCAACGTCGCACGCGATCACCTGAGGCGAAAGCGGGTGCGCAAGGTGGTAAGCCACGTGGATTGGGGCGATCTCGAGGACGAGCCGGTCGACCCGGGCCTGGGCGCGGACGAGCGCGTCGGCCTGTGGCAGGGGGCCGCCCGGGTCTCGGAGGCGCTCCGGCGCGCCGTCCGGGAGCCGAACGCGGCCCGAGATTCCCTCATCTTCAAGGCGCATTACGTCGAGGGGCTCACGGCTCCGGAGATCGAGGCGATGGGGGTCGGCCTCTCGACCAAGGGGGTGGAGACCGTCCTCTTCCGTCTGACCGCGAAGGTTCGGAATCTGCTCCGCGGCGACGACGGCGAGATTTCCTGA
- the infA gene encoding translation initiation factor IF-1 codes for MAREDLIEVEGVITDVHPGGLFTVKLDQGPAIQARVGGKMRQHFIRIVLGDRVKVGVSPYDPTHGIITYRTK; via the coding sequence CTGGCTCGCGAAGATCTGATCGAAGTCGAAGGCGTGATCACCGACGTGCACCCGGGCGGGCTTTTCACTGTGAAGCTCGATCAGGGGCCGGCGATCCAGGCGCGCGTCGGCGGAAAGATGCGGCAGCACTTCATCCGCATCGTCCTCGGTGACCGCGTCAAGGTCGGCGTGTCGCCCTACGACCCGACCCACGGGATCATCACCTACCGCACGAAGTAA
- a CDS encoding DUF3857 domain-containing protein: protein MPRPSPTRRLLAAPTLALLALLALIPEARAQELRLDAESGPEVVPDARRGDVTWQRMEELRRRIEGRLSEPGVAADLYELDALSSEAGSLERTADILYRVAGAGRVQPEVRALATRLLADVERSRGRLPRSEANLAAIGSISSVSLIGPFDDENKGGYDEAYGPELLLDLSRSHPGLRSEVSWRSLEGLGKDGTIALDQAVRPTREVLVYALTVLDVPAATTATLYLGTPGATKAWLNGRAIVADPAYHPARLDQRSVSIRLEKGKNPLLLKLAAGESGPFELELRVVGEGGRPIRGLKATAPTTGKWAKPEAIAAGRKIVGRRPIVDDLDRIARENPTPRALEDLARVLGARRPFDDGARLHEIAAARAALAAPDGVAAQLLAAKYQTDSNERRAFLEKAVAAERPGRSEAHSALASFWILQGDPHRALELIRPWLDQAPDDFRVGLVWVEALDRRGQQARAIAELDRLIERFPGEPLLLERRAIFHRLDGQMGDSNRLLRVVLAHRPASFAPAMALVSGLVERGAVDEADQLLASLSRFRPADLELLLRRADLLAANGRMDEARRLFGKAADLCPQEGSVFERLGRTELLAGRRPEAIAAFTRSLEAQPQNARLRELVESLRPGDARFAEPFLHDLRAAAREAEGLFPGEDAAKLVDLSAVRVLPSGQASRTVQNVVQVFTRRGVDRYRSFPIRYAPGREELKIERARILRPDGTIVDAHSENDRSINEPWSGLYYDARATIVGFPSLAPGDVVELVYRLDDVGRDNLLSDYFGDVDFLGDTVPTVSWEYVLEMPAGRTIYANQAPGAARTDEPRGDGTTLHRWVARDVPKLVPEPQMPGWAEVSPHLHVSTYRDWESVARFWWGLVKDQVEPTPEVEKAAREVVAGIPAGDVESRVRAIYDFVATRTRYVGLEFGIHSFKPYKVEQILRRGFGDCKDKASLTYALLKSVGIDSRLVLLRMRHLGAMGGEPASLAVFNHAILYVPSLDLFLDGTAEWSGSRELPESDRGAEVLVVNPGGKSAFRVTPEALAESSVTATSHRIALSSDGSASVTGSSTISGLSAPGIRQSYASPSGRVASFEQSLARSYPGVKVGRLDLSDPRKLEEDVRLAYDLAIPAFADVGTGAGERRLSFAPMKSAAVLVESFAPLSARRLDLVLRYPWTRTFRYEVALPSGYAVTSLPDAGRLASRFGSVRIDYANEGGQVVVEGTIEVSATRVGPDDYSEFRSFLSQADGLLGRKLVAEPGKS, encoded by the coding sequence ATGCCCCGCCCTTCGCCCACCCGGCGCCTGCTTGCCGCCCCGACCCTCGCGCTCCTCGCCCTCCTTGCCCTCATCCCGGAAGCGCGCGCCCAGGAGCTCCGCCTCGACGCGGAGTCGGGTCCTGAGGTGGTTCCGGACGCCCGGAGGGGCGACGTCACCTGGCAGCGGATGGAAGAGCTCCGCCGGCGGATCGAGGGCCGCCTCTCGGAGCCCGGGGTGGCGGCGGACCTTTATGAGCTCGATGCCCTCTCCTCCGAGGCCGGCTCCCTGGAGCGGACGGCGGACATCCTCTATCGCGTGGCCGGCGCCGGGCGGGTGCAGCCCGAGGTGCGGGCCCTGGCGACTCGCCTCCTCGCGGACGTGGAGCGGAGCCGCGGCCGCCTTCCCCGCTCGGAGGCGAACCTCGCCGCCATCGGGTCAATCTCCTCGGTCTCGCTGATCGGCCCGTTCGACGACGAGAACAAGGGCGGCTACGACGAGGCCTACGGCCCCGAGCTCCTCCTCGACCTCTCGCGCTCCCATCCCGGCCTTCGCTCGGAGGTCTCCTGGCGCAGCCTGGAGGGGCTGGGCAAGGACGGGACGATCGCTCTCGACCAGGCGGTGCGGCCCACCCGCGAGGTGCTCGTCTATGCCCTGACCGTCCTCGACGTCCCCGCCGCCACCACCGCCACGCTCTACCTGGGCACGCCCGGGGCGACGAAGGCCTGGCTGAACGGCCGGGCGATCGTCGCGGACCCTGCCTACCATCCGGCCCGCCTCGATCAGCGCTCGGTGTCGATCCGCCTCGAGAAGGGGAAGAACCCGCTCCTGCTCAAGCTCGCCGCCGGGGAGTCCGGGCCGTTCGAGCTCGAGCTGCGGGTGGTCGGGGAGGGCGGCAGGCCGATCCGCGGGCTGAAGGCGACGGCCCCGACGACGGGAAAGTGGGCGAAGCCCGAGGCGATCGCTGCCGGCCGGAAGATCGTCGGCCGCCGCCCCATCGTCGACGACCTCGACCGGATCGCCCGCGAGAATCCGACGCCTCGCGCCCTGGAGGACCTCGCGCGGGTGCTCGGAGCCCGCCGCCCGTTCGACGACGGCGCGCGGCTCCACGAGATCGCCGCTGCACGCGCCGCGCTGGCGGCGCCTGACGGCGTTGCTGCACAGCTCCTGGCGGCGAAGTACCAGACCGACTCCAACGAGCGCCGCGCCTTCCTCGAGAAGGCCGTCGCCGCCGAGAGGCCCGGACGGTCGGAGGCCCACTCGGCGCTCGCCTCCTTTTGGATCCTCCAGGGCGATCCCCACCGCGCGCTCGAGCTGATCCGCCCCTGGCTCGACCAGGCCCCGGACGACTTCCGCGTGGGGCTCGTCTGGGTCGAGGCCCTGGATCGGCGCGGCCAGCAGGCCCGCGCCATCGCCGAGCTCGACCGGCTGATCGAGCGCTTCCCTGGCGAGCCCTTGCTGCTCGAGCGGCGCGCGATCTTCCATCGCCTCGACGGCCAGATGGGCGATTCGAACCGGCTCCTGCGCGTGGTGCTCGCTCACCGGCCGGCCAGCTTCGCTCCCGCGATGGCGCTGGTCTCGGGGCTGGTGGAGCGGGGCGCGGTGGATGAGGCGGATCAGCTCCTCGCCTCGCTCTCGCGCTTCAGGCCCGCGGATCTGGAGCTGCTGCTCCGGCGGGCGGACCTCCTCGCCGCCAACGGCCGCATGGACGAGGCGCGCCGGCTCTTCGGCAAGGCGGCCGATCTCTGCCCGCAGGAGGGCTCGGTCTTCGAGCGCCTGGGCCGGACGGAGCTCCTGGCCGGGCGCAGGCCCGAGGCGATCGCCGCGTTCACCCGCTCGCTCGAGGCCCAGCCCCAGAACGCGCGGCTCCGCGAGCTCGTGGAATCGCTCCGTCCCGGAGACGCTCGCTTCGCGGAGCCCTTCCTCCACGATCTGCGCGCGGCCGCGCGCGAGGCCGAAGGGCTGTTCCCCGGAGAGGACGCGGCGAAGCTCGTGGATCTGTCCGCGGTGCGGGTGCTCCCGAGCGGTCAGGCGTCGAGGACGGTCCAGAACGTCGTGCAGGTCTTCACCCGCCGTGGAGTCGATCGATACAGGAGCTTCCCGATCCGCTACGCGCCCGGCAGGGAGGAGCTGAAGATCGAGCGGGCCCGGATCCTGCGTCCGGACGGCACGATCGTGGACGCGCACAGCGAGAACGATCGCTCGATCAACGAGCCGTGGTCGGGCCTCTACTACGACGCCCGGGCGACGATCGTCGGCTTCCCCTCGCTCGCCCCCGGCGACGTGGTGGAGCTCGTCTACCGCCTCGACGATGTGGGCCGCGACAACCTGCTCTCCGACTACTTCGGCGACGTCGACTTCCTCGGAGACACCGTCCCCACCGTGTCGTGGGAGTACGTGCTCGAGATGCCGGCGGGTCGGACGATCTACGCGAACCAGGCGCCTGGTGCGGCGAGGACCGACGAGCCCCGGGGTGACGGGACGACCCTCCACCGCTGGGTCGCGCGCGACGTTCCCAAGCTCGTTCCGGAGCCGCAGATGCCGGGGTGGGCCGAGGTCTCGCCCCATCTCCACGTGTCGACCTACCGCGACTGGGAGTCCGTGGCCCGATTCTGGTGGGGCCTGGTGAAGGATCAGGTCGAGCCCACGCCCGAGGTGGAGAAGGCGGCCCGGGAGGTCGTTGCGGGGATCCCCGCCGGCGACGTGGAGTCGCGCGTTCGCGCGATCTACGACTTCGTCGCGACCCGGACCCGCTACGTCGGCCTGGAGTTCGGCATCCACTCCTTCAAGCCGTACAAGGTCGAGCAGATCCTCCGCCGTGGCTTCGGCGACTGCAAGGACAAGGCTTCGCTCACCTACGCGCTCCTCAAGTCCGTGGGGATCGACTCCCGCCTGGTGCTCCTCCGCATGCGGCACCTCGGCGCGATGGGCGGGGAGCCGGCCTCGCTGGCGGTCTTCAACCACGCGATCCTCTACGTCCCCTCCCTCGATCTCTTCCTGGACGGGACCGCCGAGTGGTCGGGCTCGCGGGAGCTTCCCGAGTCGGACCGCGGGGCGGAGGTGCTGGTGGTGAATCCCGGCGGAAAGAGCGCGTTCCGCGTGACGCCCGAGGCCCTCGCGGAGTCGTCGGTCACGGCCACGTCGCATCGGATCGCGCTCTCCTCCGACGGCTCGGCCAGCGTCACCGGATCCAGCACGATCTCGGGCCTCTCCGCGCCGGGCATCCGCCAGTCGTACGCTTCGCCCAGCGGGCGCGTGGCGTCGTTCGAGCAGAGCCTGGCGCGCTCGTATCCCGGGGTGAAGGTCGGTCGCCTCGACCTCTCGGATCCGCGCAAACTGGAAGAGGACGTCCGCCTCGCCTACGACCTCGCCATCCCTGCCTTCGCCGACGTGGGGACAGGGGCGGGAGAGCGGCGCCTCTCTTTTGCTCCGATGAAGAGCGCGGCCGTTCTGGTGGAGAGCTTCGCGCCTCTCTCTGCCCGGCGGCTCGATCTCGTCCTCCGCTATCCCTGGACCCGGACCTTCCGTTACGAGGTCGCGCTACCGTCGGGCTACGCCGTCACCAGCCTTCCGGACGCGGGGCGGCTCGCGAGCCGCTTCGGCTCGGTGCGGATCGACTACGCGAATGAGGGAGGGCAGGTGGTGGTCGAGGGCACGATCGAGGTCTCGGCGACGAGGGTCGGGCCGGACGACTACTCCGAGTTCCGCTCGTTCCTCTCCCAGGCGGACGGTCTGCTCGGACGCAAGCTCGTCGCCGAGCCGGGGAAGAGCTGA
- a CDS encoding ComF family protein, translating to MWRSLLDLLFPKGCCACGRRPVEGIFCGACASRLDVPPAWRCSRCAGPVPPPSDVGGRARRSAPEACATCTADPPAFSEVISAFAYGGAAAEAVQRLKYRGRREVASSLGGLVATSCASRLQKIDVVAPIPLHPSRRSERGYDQALLLARAIAREARKPLRPELLRRVRQTPGQVGSSRVDRLANLEGAFEAGPEASGLRVALVDDVVTTGATAASAAKALARAGASRVVILSVARAG from the coding sequence ATGTGGCGATCGCTTCTCGACCTCCTCTTCCCCAAGGGGTGCTGCGCCTGCGGGCGGCGGCCGGTAGAGGGGATCTTCTGCGGGGCCTGCGCCTCGCGCCTCGACGTCCCGCCTGCGTGGCGCTGTAGCCGCTGTGCCGGGCCGGTGCCGCCTCCCTCGGACGTCGGCGGGAGGGCGAGACGGTCCGCTCCCGAGGCCTGCGCCACCTGCACAGCCGATCCGCCCGCGTTCAGCGAGGTGATCTCGGCGTTCGCATACGGGGGCGCCGCAGCGGAGGCCGTCCAGCGCTTGAAGTATCGGGGCCGCAGAGAGGTTGCGTCATCTCTCGGAGGGCTCGTCGCGACGTCCTGCGCGAGCCGACTGCAGAAGATCGACGTGGTCGCGCCGATTCCCCTGCACCCGTCGAGGCGATCGGAGCGCGGCTACGATCAGGCGCTCTTGCTGGCCCGGGCGATCGCGAGGGAGGCTCGAAAGCCGCTGCGGCCCGAGCTCCTGCGCCGCGTTCGCCAGACGCCCGGTCAGGTGGGAAGCTCGCGCGTCGACCGTCTCGCCAACCTCGAGGGCGCCTTCGAGGCCGGCCCTGAGGCATCGGGCCTTCGGGTCGCGCTCGTGGACGACGTCGTCACGACCGGTGCGACCGCTGCCTCGGCGGCGAAGGCGCTGGCTAGGGCAGGGGCGTCGAGGGTCGTGATCCTCTCGGTGGCCCGCGCGGGCTGA
- the gpmI gene encoding 2,3-bisphosphoglycerate-independent phosphoglycerate mutase yields MTTKVKPVLLCVLDGWGLRKEREANAILQAATPNVDFFDERFPHTKLETSGLAVGLPEGQMGNSEVGHTNLGAGRIVYQDLVRINRAIEDGSFYRDPVICAAIRKAKENGRALHLMGLVSPGGVHSLQAHLEATIRMAEREGVARIFVHAFLDGRDTPPKSALGYVEELVRFLDREAPHTKVATVIGRYFAMDRDQRWDRVMVAYEAMVRGVGHGVAGPVEGVKEAYARGETDEFVSPSVCKDASGVPVGLIRDGDSVFFFNFRSDRAREITQLLAFDRAPEGVDRGARPQLSFFATMTEYKADFGLPVAFPPDQPAEILPQLVSEKGLRQLRCAETEKYAHVTFFFNGGREVVFPGEERILVPSPREVKTYDEKPEMSAREVTDKLVAAVESKQYGLIVCNFANPDMVGHTGLMEPTKKAIEVVDECLGRLYRSCAKVGMAMMVTADHGNAEQMVDPVTGEPHTAHTLLPVPFWLLDSDFRGAKLGDGILADVAPTVLQVMGLAKPAEMKGRGLVRG; encoded by the coding sequence ATGACGACCAAGGTGAAGCCGGTCCTGCTCTGCGTGCTGGACGGTTGGGGCCTGCGCAAGGAGCGCGAGGCGAACGCGATCCTGCAGGCGGCGACGCCCAACGTGGATTTTTTCGACGAGCGATTCCCCCACACGAAGCTGGAGACCTCGGGTCTCGCCGTGGGCCTGCCCGAAGGCCAGATGGGCAACTCCGAGGTGGGACACACCAACCTCGGCGCGGGGCGGATCGTCTACCAGGACCTCGTGCGCATCAACCGGGCGATCGAGGACGGCTCCTTCTACCGCGACCCCGTGATCTGCGCGGCGATCCGCAAGGCGAAGGAGAACGGCCGCGCCCTCCACCTCATGGGCCTCGTCTCGCCGGGCGGCGTCCACTCGCTCCAGGCCCACCTCGAGGCGACGATCCGCATGGCGGAGCGTGAGGGCGTGGCGCGGATCTTCGTCCACGCCTTCCTCGACGGCAGGGACACGCCGCCGAAGTCCGCCCTCGGCTACGTCGAGGAGCTGGTCCGCTTCCTGGACCGCGAGGCGCCGCACACGAAGGTGGCCACGGTGATCGGGCGCTACTTCGCGATGGATCGCGATCAGCGCTGGGATCGCGTGATGGTCGCCTACGAGGCGATGGTGCGCGGCGTCGGCCACGGCGTCGCCGGGCCGGTGGAGGGGGTGAAGGAAGCATACGCTCGCGGTGAGACGGACGAGTTCGTCTCACCCTCGGTGTGCAAGGACGCGAGCGGGGTACCCGTGGGGCTCATCCGCGACGGCGATTCGGTCTTCTTCTTCAACTTCCGGTCGGACAGGGCCCGCGAGATCACCCAGCTCCTCGCCTTCGACCGGGCGCCGGAGGGGGTCGACCGGGGCGCCAGGCCGCAGCTCTCCTTCTTCGCGACGATGACGGAGTACAAGGCGGACTTCGGGCTCCCCGTGGCGTTCCCACCCGATCAGCCCGCCGAGATCCTCCCGCAGCTCGTCTCCGAGAAGGGCCTGCGGCAGCTCCGTTGCGCGGAGACCGAGAAGTACGCCCACGTGACGTTCTTCTTCAACGGCGGCCGCGAGGTGGTCTTCCCTGGCGAGGAGCGGATCCTCGTGCCCAGCCCCCGCGAGGTGAAGACCTACGACGAGAAGCCGGAGATGTCGGCGCGCGAGGTGACGGACAAGCTGGTCGCTGCCGTCGAGTCCAAGCAGTACGGCCTGATCGTCTGCAACTTCGCCAATCCCGACATGGTCGGCCACACGGGCTTGATGGAGCCCACGAAGAAGGCGATCGAGGTGGTGGACGAGTGCCTCGGCCGCCTCTACCGGTCGTGCGCGAAGGTCGGCATGGCGATGATGGTCACCGCCGATCACGGCAACGCCGAGCAGATGGTGGATCCGGTCACCGGTGAGCCCCACACGGCGCACACGCTGCTGCCAGTGCCCTTCTGGCTCCTCGACTCCGACTTCCGCGGCGCGAAGCTCGGCGACGGCATCCTCGCCGACGTGGCGCCCACGGTGCTGCAGGTGATGGGCCTGGCCAAGCCTGCCGAGATGAAGGGCAGGGGCCTGGTCCGCGGATGA
- a CDS encoding 23S rRNA (pseudouridine(1915)-N(3))-methyltransferase RlmH produces MKVRILSIGADKSGLFEPAIAEYLKRIRRYVPVELVELPPSKKGGIDPQRAREEEGQSLLSRLKDSERVVVLDERGDLMGSEAFSREIVQDAMNRGRDLAFLIGGAEGHSAAVRSRADRILALSPLTLAHRLARLVLVEQLYRGFAIARGEPYHK; encoded by the coding sequence ATGAAGGTCCGGATCCTCTCGATCGGCGCCGACAAGTCGGGCCTCTTCGAGCCGGCCATCGCGGAATACCTGAAGCGGATCCGCCGCTACGTCCCGGTGGAGCTCGTCGAGCTCCCGCCGTCGAAGAAGGGCGGAATCGATCCGCAGCGTGCGCGGGAGGAGGAGGGGCAGTCCCTCCTCTCCCGGCTCAAGGACTCGGAGCGCGTGGTCGTCCTCGACGAGCGCGGCGACCTCATGGGCTCCGAGGCCTTCTCGCGCGAGATCGTCCAGGACGCCATGAACCGGGGCCGCGACCTCGCCTTCCTCATCGGCGGGGCAGAAGGGCACTCGGCAGCGGTTCGCTCGCGGGCGGATCGCATCCTCGCGCTCTCTCCGCTGACCCTGGCGCACAGGCTCGCCCGGCTGGTGCTCGTGGAGCAGCTCTACCGCGGCTTCGCCATCGCCCGAGGTGAGCCGTACCACAAGTAG
- the rsfS gene encoding ribosome silencing factor, translating into MASRKITSPEAAAPEKKAAAKASTRKAPAKAASKTTKAASTKTASAKAAKPAAAKASKTAPAKRTRAAAGTKAPARAKASTAKTSAAKAPVRKKKPGSEVTKEGAEAALAAAHIAAQAALDKKAEDVVILDVTGLTGYADCFVIATGTSDRQVGAIADSIEEKMKKAGHRPIGVEGHGLGHWILLDFGDVVAHVFYEEARALYDVEGLWAEARRIPVG; encoded by the coding sequence TTGGCGTCTCGCAAGATTACTTCCCCTGAAGCGGCCGCGCCTGAGAAGAAGGCCGCCGCCAAGGCAAGCACCCGGAAGGCCCCCGCCAAGGCGGCCTCGAAGACCACGAAGGCCGCGTCGACGAAGACCGCGTCGGCCAAGGCCGCGAAGCCCGCTGCCGCCAAGGCGTCCAAGACGGCGCCTGCGAAGCGCACGCGTGCGGCGGCCGGGACCAAGGCGCCGGCCCGGGCGAAGGCCTCCACGGCCAAGACCTCCGCTGCGAAGGCCCCCGTTCGGAAGAAGAAGCCTGGGTCCGAGGTCACCAAGGAGGGCGCCGAAGCGGCCCTCGCGGCGGCCCACATCGCCGCCCAGGCGGCCCTCGACAAGAAGGCCGAGGACGTCGTGATCCTCGACGTCACGGGCCTCACGGGCTACGCCGACTGCTTCGTGATCGCGACCGGCACCTCCGACCGCCAGGTGGGCGCCATCGCCGACTCCATCGAGGAGAAGATGAAGAAGGCCGGCCACCGCCCCATCGGGGTGGAGGGCCACGGCCTCGGTCACTGGATCCTCCTCGACTTCGGCGACGTGGTCGCCCACGTCTTCTACGAGGAGGCCCGCGCCCTCTACGACGTGGAAGGCCTCTGGGCCGAGGCCCGTCGCATCCCGGTGGGATGA
- the hflX gene encoding GTPase HflX, whose translation MQNAFGNTLGLKASQLQRLSNTYRRRLRANEVVSPELARHLTEISRETGRQIGVLLTRKGEVEHVIVGDAHKLLLPDVGRARAGQVRLRGLRLVHTHLRGETLTKDDLTDLALLRLDLVCEIQALDNGLPGAAQVAHLLPENPEGELWRITDYPSVHELDFDFGAEIRALEEQLAGAARARVVGDGEKAILVGLSVGRGRATAESSLAELAELANTAGVQVLESIVQLRREHDPKYLIGKGKLEEIVLKSMQLGADLIVFDKDLSPSQARHIAKETSLKVLDRTQLILDIFAQRAQSAEGKLQVELAQTRYLMPRLTAGTDAGLSRLMGGGVGGRGPGETKLEMDRRRARDRITFLEKKIEALSSSRAVRRKERNRRGIPVVSIVGYTNAGKSTLLNALTRSEVLAEDKLFATLDPTSRRLRFPRDREVIITDTVGFIRDLPKDLVAAFRATLEELEDADLLLHVVDVADPERDEHIAAVDRILESLGLAQTPKLLVFNKADKLAPEAKDGGAKVNDAILTSAITRRGFDDLLEKADALLWSEGATSRASAASGGLPARIG comes from the coding sequence ATTCAGAACGCTTTCGGCAACACCCTTGGCCTCAAGGCCTCCCAGCTCCAGCGGCTCTCCAACACCTACCGGCGCCGGCTCCGCGCGAACGAGGTGGTGAGCCCGGAGCTCGCCCGTCATCTGACCGAGATCTCCCGCGAGACCGGCCGGCAGATCGGCGTGCTCCTCACCCGCAAGGGCGAGGTCGAGCACGTGATCGTCGGTGACGCCCACAAGCTCTTGCTGCCCGACGTGGGCCGCGCCCGCGCCGGCCAGGTGCGCCTCCGTGGCCTGCGCCTGGTCCACACGCACCTGCGCGGCGAGACCCTCACCAAGGACGACCTCACCGACCTCGCGCTCCTGCGCCTCGACCTCGTCTGCGAGATCCAGGCCCTGGACAACGGCCTCCCCGGCGCCGCGCAGGTCGCCCACCTCCTCCCCGAGAACCCCGAAGGGGAGCTCTGGCGGATCACCGACTACCCGAGCGTCCATGAGCTCGACTTCGACTTCGGCGCCGAGATCCGTGCGCTGGAGGAGCAGCTCGCCGGCGCGGCCCGCGCCCGCGTGGTCGGCGACGGCGAGAAGGCCATCCTCGTCGGCCTCTCGGTCGGCCGCGGCAGGGCCACAGCCGAGTCCTCCCTCGCGGAGCTGGCGGAGCTCGCCAACACGGCGGGCGTGCAGGTCCTCGAGAGCATCGTCCAGCTCCGGCGCGAGCACGACCCGAAGTACCTGATCGGCAAGGGCAAGCTCGAGGAGATCGTCCTCAAGAGCATGCAGCTCGGCGCGGACCTCATCGTCTTCGACAAGGACCTCTCGCCGTCCCAGGCTCGGCACATCGCCAAGGAGACCTCGCTCAAGGTCCTCGACCGCACCCAGCTCATCCTCGACATCTTCGCGCAGCGCGCGCAGAGCGCCGAGGGCAAGCTCCAGGTTGAGCTCGCGCAGACGCGCTACCTCATGCCCCGCCTCACCGCCGGCACCGACGCCGGCCTGTCGCGGCTGATGGGTGGAGGCGTCGGCGGCCGCGGCCCCGGCGAGACCAAGCTCGAGATGGACCGGCGGCGGGCCCGCGATCGGATCACCTTCCTCGAGAAGAAGATCGAGGCGCTCTCCTCCAGCCGCGCCGTGAGGCGCAAGGAGCGGAACCGCCGCGGCATCCCTGTGGTCTCCATCGTCGGCTACACCAACGCCGGCAAGTCCACGCTGCTGAACGCCCTCACCCGCTCGGAGGTCCTCGCCGAGGACAAGCTCTTCGCCACGCTGGATCCGACCAGCCGGCGGCTGCGCTTCCCGCGGGATCGCGAGGTGATCATCACCGACACGGTGGGCTTCATCCGAGACCTGCCCAAGGACCTGGTCGCGGCGTTCCGCGCCACCCTCGAGGAGCTCGAGGACGCGGATCTGCTCCTCCACGTGGTCGACGTCGCCGATCCCGAGCGCGACGAGCACATCGCGGCGGTGGACCGCATCCTCGAGTCGCTGGGCCTCGCCCAGACGCCGAAGCTCCTGGTCTTCAACAAGGCCGACAAGCTCGCCCCCGAGGCGAAGGACGGCGGCGCGAAGGTGAACGACGCGATCCTCACCTCCGCGATCACCCGCCGGGGCTTCGACGACCTCCTGGAGAAGGCCGACGCCCTCCTCTGGTCCGAGGGCGCCACCTCCCGCGCCAGCGCCGCCTCCGGCGGCCTGCCGGCGCGGATCGGCTAG
- a CDS encoding YheT family hydrolase — MRRERWELEDGDFLDLDVLPSPPTAPCVVILHGLEGSSRAGYVAAIVRGAERECWGAVALNFRSCSGEPNRLPRMYHSGDIGDARLVLERLRAEGRRTIFGVGFSLGGNVMLRLLAELGDSAPLKAAAAVSVPFDLAGCAQAIDRASGLASLYRWIFLRSLREKALEKARCFPGSLDPDAVRAAHGIVAFDDAATAPLHGFASAGAYYDACSSGPALDRIRRPTLCVSSEDDPMVPARYLPEPRNPLVELLVTRAGGHVGFVSGSLLRPKFWAEEQVLAFFRRTV; from the coding sequence ATGCGCCGCGAGCGCTGGGAGCTCGAGGACGGGGACTTCCTGGACCTGGACGTCCTGCCGTCGCCGCCCACGGCGCCGTGCGTGGTGATCCTCCACGGCCTCGAGGGCTCGTCCCGCGCGGGCTACGTGGCGGCGATCGTGCGCGGCGCGGAGCGCGAGTGCTGGGGCGCTGTGGCGCTCAACTTCCGCTCGTGCAGCGGCGAGCCCAACCGGCTGCCGCGGATGTACCACTCGGGCGACATCGGCGACGCCCGGCTGGTGCTCGAGAGGCTCCGCGCGGAAGGGAGGCGCACGATCTTCGGCGTGGGGTTCTCTCTGGGGGGGAACGTGATGCTCCGGCTGCTGGCGGAGCTGGGCGACTCGGCGCCGCTGAAAGCCGCCGCTGCCGTCAGCGTGCCCTTCGATCTGGCGGGCTGCGCCCAGGCCATCGATCGGGCCTCCGGGCTCGCCAGCCTCTACCGCTGGATCTTCCTGCGATCGCTGAGGGAGAAGGCCCTCGAGAAGGCGCGGTGCTTCCCCGGCAGCCTGGATCCCGACGCCGTCCGAGCGGCCCACGGGATCGTGGCCTTCGACGACGCCGCCACCGCCCCGCTCCACGGCTTCGCGAGCGCCGGCGCGTATTACGACGCGTGCTCGTCGGGGCCGGCCCTCGACCGGATCCGCCGTCCGACGCTCTGCGTGTCGTCCGAGGATGATCCCATGGTGCCGGCCCGCTACCTGCCCGAGCCGAGGAACCCGCTGGTGGAGCTCCTCGTGACGCGGGCGGGGGGACACGTCGGTTTCGTTTCCGGCTCGCTGCTCCGCCCGAAATTCTGGGCGGAGGAGCAGGTGCTCGCCTTCTTCCGACGGACGGTCTAG